One Mixta gaviniae genomic window carries:
- a CDS encoding glycine cleavage system transcriptional repressor: MPQTPQHFLVITALGVDRPGIVNTITRHVSSCGCNIEDSRLAMLGDEFTFIMLLSGSWNAITLIESTLPLKGAELELLIVMKRTNAGSRPPMPETVWVQVEVNDSPHIIERFTDLFDSHQMHIAELVSRTQPAQENQPPLLYIQITAHSPAHRDATLIEQAFHALCTELHAQGTISVVNYPQHDEKMESSDESTESR, encoded by the coding sequence TTGCCGCAGACACCGCAACACTTTTTGGTCATCACGGCGTTGGGCGTCGATCGTCCCGGCATTGTGAACACCATTACCCGTCATGTCAGCAGCTGCGGCTGTAATATTGAAGATAGCCGTCTGGCGATGCTCGGCGATGAGTTTACCTTTATTATGCTGCTCTCCGGCAGCTGGAACGCCATTACGCTGATCGAATCGACGCTGCCGCTAAAGGGCGCCGAACTGGAGCTGCTGATTGTGATGAAGCGCACCAACGCCGGCAGCCGGCCGCCGATGCCGGAGACCGTTTGGGTGCAGGTCGAAGTTAACGACTCGCCGCACATCATCGAACGCTTCACCGATCTGTTCGACTCGCATCAGATGCATATCGCGGAACTGGTTTCGCGCACTCAGCCGGCGCAAGAAAACCAGCCGCCTTTACTCTATATTCAGATCACCGCGCACAGCCCGGCGCATCGGGACGCGACATTAATTGAGCAGGCGTTTCACGCCCTATGTACAGAACTGCATGCGCAAGGCACTATTAGCGTCGTGAATTATCCTCAGCATGACGAAAAAATGGAGAGTAGTGATGAATCCACTGAAAGCCGGTGA
- the bamC gene encoding outer membrane protein assembly factor BamC has translation MAYSVKKSTVATIVGLSTVMLLAGCSNDQRYKRQVSGDESYLQAAELQDLRAPAGMILPLQNGDYDVPHTASNGVVGKQLDIRPPAQPLALMNGARAQFSGNTGVLMMENSRSGAIWSQVVNVVQSYHFPIASRQDASQQLTTDWVEWNRADEDNQYRGRYQISVQQQGYQQALTVKLLQLQQAGKDVTSPVQIQRYTAQMLNDISTGLDKMETAAQDAAASRSASQIDVQSGADDTGLPNLILRAPFNVTWQRLPAALQRIGMDVTDSNRSQGSLKVTYKAPGDSTWDEIGAKDPQLPNGDYTLQVGDLDNRSSLQFIDPKGHVLTQSQNDALVAVFQAALSK, from the coding sequence ATGGCTTATTCAGTAAAAAAGTCCACGGTAGCGACTATCGTTGGGCTGTCCACGGTGATGCTGCTGGCAGGGTGTTCCAACGATCAGCGCTATAAGCGCCAGGTCAGCGGAGATGAATCCTATCTGCAGGCGGCTGAGCTGCAGGATCTACGCGCGCCGGCAGGGATGATCCTGCCGCTGCAAAACGGCGACTATGACGTGCCGCACACCGCCAGCAACGGCGTGGTCGGCAAGCAGCTGGACATTCGTCCGCCTGCGCAGCCGCTGGCGCTAATGAACGGCGCGCGCGCCCAGTTCAGCGGCAACACCGGCGTATTGATGATGGAAAACAGCCGCAGCGGCGCTATCTGGTCGCAGGTGGTGAACGTGGTGCAGTCTTACCACTTCCCGATCGCCAGCCGTCAGGACGCCAGCCAGCAGCTGACCACCGACTGGGTTGAGTGGAACCGCGCCGATGAAGATAACCAGTATCGCGGCCGCTATCAGATTAGCGTGCAGCAGCAGGGTTATCAGCAGGCGCTGACCGTCAAGCTGCTGCAGCTGCAGCAGGCGGGCAAGGATGTGACCTCGCCGGTGCAAATCCAGCGTTATACCGCGCAGATGCTGAACGATATCAGCACCGGCCTGGATAAGATGGAAACTGCCGCGCAGGACGCCGCCGCCAGCCGCAGCGCTTCGCAGATCGACGTGCAGAGCGGGGCGGACGATACCGGCCTGCCGAACCTGATCCTGCGCGCGCCTTTCAACGTGACCTGGCAACGGCTGCCGGCCGCGCTGCAGCGCATCGGCATGGATGTTACCGACAGCAACCGCTCGCAGGGCAGCCTGAAGGTCACTTATAAAGCGCCAGGCGACAGCACCTGGGATGAGATCGGCGCCAAAGATCCGCAGTTGCCAAACGGCGACTATACGCTGCAGGTCGGCGACCTCGATAACCGCAGCAGCCTGCAGTTTATCGATCCGAAAGGCCATGTCCTGACGCAGTCGCAAAACGACGCGCTGGTGGCGGTCTTCCAGGCCGCGCTCAGCAAGTAA
- the ypfJ gene encoding KPN_02809 family neutral zinc metallopeptidase, which yields MRWQGRRESDNVEDRRSQSPTVGGGRMRIPRGKGGIVLLVIVMIAGYYGYDLTPLLTGGEPATQQRSAQHVSPQDDEAAKFTSVILATTEDTWQKLFTQMGKQYKAPHLVMYRNATRTGCGTGQSVMGPFYCPADETVYIDLSFYDELKNKLGADGDFAQGYVVAHEVGHHVQKLLGIEPKVRQMQQNASQTQVNQLSVKMELQADCFAGVWGHYMQKEQILEPGDLQEALNAAEAIGDDRLQQQSQGRVTPDSFTHGTSEQRYSWFKRGFDGGDPGQCDTFASR from the coding sequence ATGCGTTGGCAAGGGCGTCGCGAGAGCGACAATGTAGAAGATCGTCGTAGTCAGTCTCCCACCGTGGGCGGCGGACGCATGCGCATTCCGCGCGGCAAAGGCGGGATAGTTTTACTGGTGATCGTGATGATCGCCGGCTACTACGGCTATGATCTGACGCCGCTGCTGACCGGCGGCGAGCCGGCGACACAGCAGCGCAGCGCGCAGCATGTCAGCCCGCAGGATGACGAGGCGGCGAAATTCACCTCCGTGATCCTCGCAACGACCGAAGATACCTGGCAAAAGCTGTTTACCCAGATGGGCAAGCAATATAAAGCGCCGCATCTGGTGATGTACCGCAACGCGACGCGCACCGGCTGCGGCACCGGCCAGTCGGTAATGGGGCCGTTTTACTGCCCGGCCGATGAAACGGTCTATATCGATCTCTCCTTTTACGATGAGCTGAAGAATAAACTGGGTGCCGACGGCGATTTTGCCCAGGGTTACGTAGTGGCGCATGAGGTTGGACACCATGTGCAGAAGCTGCTCGGCATCGAGCCAAAAGTGCGTCAGATGCAGCAGAATGCCTCCCAGACGCAGGTTAATCAGCTGTCGGTGAAGATGGAGCTGCAGGCTGACTGTTTCGCCGGCGTCTGGGGTCACTATATGCAGAAAGAGCAGATTCTGGAGCCGGGCGATCTGCAGGAGGCGCTCAACGCCGCTGAAGCGATCGGCGACGATCGGCTGCAGCAACAAAGCCAGGGCCGCGTCACGCCCGACAGCTTTACCCACGGCACCTCTGAACAGCGCTACAGCTGGTTTAAGCGTGGCTTCGACGGCGGCGATCCGGGCCAGTGCGATACCTTCGCCAGCCGCTAA
- a CDS encoding sensor domain-containing diguanylate cyclase, whose translation MLRLLRPKTDLRTLITLLAVASIVITLANSLYAAWRVQREQLIMNTLEANRVYAAKLAATTGQFFQQAQSQLAWSATQIGSHFDDEALLQTEVERLRQQTNSFNSVAIVDAGGWVRAISPESLMLKGMHLNSASSHEALERRVPLIGQPGVSAANNLIVFISRPIWSETGSYLGYVGGTIYLKRKSILNELLLSQFYRDGTQLYVLDRDNRVLYHHNSQLVGKKIAPLLHQEAGAYASSGYQQITDERGEPVLAGYAHVPDSDWTIIAVKPTRITLAPLSSLLFQVVQHSLPLALLTLIAAWLLARLIALPLWHLARKASQMDEQDAALEIKGVRSWYFEAAQIKRALLAGMGLMHNKIGQLKSEVQTDPLTGLLNRRGLHAVLEYFSTTRQPFAVLALDIDHFKRVNDTWGHDSGDRVIQQVARQLKSSARQTDVVCRSGGEEFLMVLPGVDEATALALAERVRAVTQQQAIDPVGEVTLSVGVSCWLADGEALEESFRRADEALYRAKRAGRNCVVAAASVPDARHVYL comes from the coding sequence ATGTTAAGGCTGCTACGGCCGAAAACGGACTTACGGACTCTTATTACCCTGCTGGCGGTCGCCAGTATCGTTATCACTCTGGCTAATTCCCTCTATGCCGCCTGGCGCGTCCAGCGCGAGCAGCTGATCATGAATACGCTGGAAGCCAATCGCGTTTATGCCGCCAAGCTGGCCGCCACAACGGGGCAGTTTTTCCAGCAGGCGCAATCACAGCTTGCCTGGTCCGCCACGCAGATCGGCAGCCATTTTGACGATGAGGCGCTGCTGCAAACGGAAGTGGAGCGGCTGCGGCAGCAAACCAACAGCTTTAACTCGGTGGCGATTGTCGACGCCGGCGGCTGGGTGCGCGCGATTTCCCCGGAATCGCTGATGTTGAAAGGCATGCACCTCAACTCTGCCAGCTCCCATGAGGCGCTGGAGCGGCGCGTGCCGTTGATTGGGCAGCCTGGCGTCTCGGCGGCGAATAACCTGATCGTGTTTATTTCGCGGCCGATCTGGTCGGAAACCGGCAGCTATCTCGGCTACGTTGGCGGCACGATCTACCTGAAGCGCAAAAGCATCCTCAACGAGCTGCTGCTCAGCCAGTTCTATCGCGACGGCACGCAGCTCTACGTGTTGGATCGCGATAACCGCGTTCTCTATCACCACAACAGCCAGCTGGTCGGCAAAAAAATCGCGCCGCTACTGCATCAGGAGGCGGGCGCCTACGCCAGCAGCGGTTATCAGCAGATTACCGACGAGCGGGGCGAACCGGTGCTGGCTGGCTATGCGCACGTGCCGGACTCCGACTGGACCATTATCGCCGTTAAGCCGACGCGTATCACGCTGGCGCCGCTCAGCAGCCTGCTTTTCCAGGTGGTGCAGCATTCGCTGCCGCTGGCGCTGCTGACCCTGATCGCCGCCTGGCTGCTGGCGCGGCTTATTGCGCTGCCGCTGTGGCATCTGGCGCGCAAGGCGAGCCAGATGGATGAGCAGGATGCCGCGCTGGAGATCAAGGGCGTGCGCTCATGGTATTTCGAGGCGGCGCAAATTAAACGGGCGCTGCTCGCCGGCATGGGGTTGATGCATAACAAAATCGGCCAGCTGAAATCGGAAGTGCAGACCGATCCGCTGACCGGGCTGCTTAACCGCCGCGGCCTGCATGCGGTGCTGGAGTATTTCTCCACCACCCGGCAGCCTTTCGCCGTGCTGGCGCTGGATATCGATCACTTTAAACGGGTGAACGATACCTGGGGGCATGATAGCGGCGACCGGGTGATCCAGCAGGTGGCGCGCCAGCTAAAAAGCAGCGCGCGCCAGACTGACGTGGTCTGCCGCAGCGGCGGCGAAGAGTTCCTGATGGTCCTGCCCGGCGTTGATGAAGCGACCGCGCTGGCGCTGGCGGAGCGGGTGCGCGCCGTCACGCAGCAGCAGGCGATCGACCCGGTAGGCGAGGTAACGCTCTCAGTGGGCGTGAGCTGCTGGCTTGCCGACGGCGAAGCCCTTGAAGAGAGCTTCCGTCGCGCCGACGAGGCGCTCTATCGCGCCAAGCGTGCGGGGCGCAACTGCGTGGTCGCCGCCGCTTCAGTGCCCGACGCGCGACACGTTTACCTGTAA
- the bcp gene encoding thioredoxin-dependent thiol peroxidase, whose product MNPLKAGDTAPKFSLPDQDGEQVNLTDFQGQRVLVYFYPKAMTPGCTVQACGLRDNMDELKKAGVEVLGISTDKPEKLSRFAEKELLNFTLLSDENHEVSEQFGVWGEKTFMGKTYDGIHRISFLIDANGAIEKVFDDFKTSNHYDVVMDYLKSA is encoded by the coding sequence ATGAATCCACTGAAAGCCGGTGATACCGCACCGAAATTTAGCTTGCCCGATCAGGACGGCGAACAAGTAAATTTGACCGACTTCCAGGGACAGCGCGTGTTGGTCTACTTCTACCCCAAGGCGATGACGCCCGGCTGCACCGTCCAGGCGTGCGGTCTGCGCGATAACATGGATGAGCTGAAAAAAGCGGGTGTGGAAGTGCTGGGTATCAGCACCGACAAGCCGGAAAAACTGTCGCGCTTCGCGGAAAAAGAGCTGCTGAACTTTACCCTGCTCTCAGATGAAAACCATGAAGTCAGCGAGCAGTTCGGCGTCTGGGGCGAGAAAACCTTTATGGGTAAAACCTACGACGGTATTCACCGCATCAGCTTTCTGATCGACGCCAACGGCGCCATTGAGAAAGTGTTCGACGATTTCAAAACCAGCAACCATTATGACGTCGTCATGGATTACCTGAAATCCGCCTGA
- a CDS encoding tRNA(Met) cytidine acetyltransferase TmcA — protein sequence MRRTGIRRLAVLSGEAAWCCQQAQQWRAALAGEWITLSEADDLPEAQPPGVLRNLLGQEFRHAIFDARDGFHSEAFAALSGTLSAGSWLLLLTPPWASWPQRPDSDSLRWSECDTPIATPRFIRHLQQHFLTDAQIVLHQQHQPPRWPQSLPLSDWRAGGAQQQQALLAQLRQATPGIHVLTAARGRGKSALAGMLIQQWPGRCLVTAPAKVSTAVLARFAGERFAFIAPDALLADDAPPDADWLIIDEAAAIPTPLLQRLVTRFPRILLTTTVQGYEGTGRGFLLKFCASLPQAHFYQLDEPQRWRLGDPLERAVNAALLLDEVQPPRVAAARTFDVIPCERDRSPARLLRLYQLLTSAHYRTTPLDLRRMLDAPGQRFFTAESPDDESTGALWLVAEGGLSAALAQQVWAGLRRPRGSLVAQSLAAHAGFPEAAQLRSQRVSRIAVAPGLRRQRIGSRLIEAAAAQAAAQGLDYLSVSFGFTDELWRFWCRSGFTLARIATQREASSGCYSAMAMLPLSAAGRQLSQLAERRLARDLYWLQPLLEQRIPLTPDDRQSLDDEDWRALAGFAFAHRAFDVSLPALGRLLLATECAGRALHQAIVQQRPPASLAAAFGLSGRKALLAHWRAEAQRLMRQRDAGRCDSWRRRLAELRGEAE from the coding sequence ATGCGGCGTACCGGCATCCGGCGGCTGGCGGTACTCTCCGGCGAGGCGGCCTGGTGCTGCCAGCAGGCGCAGCAGTGGCGCGCCGCGCTTGCCGGCGAGTGGATAACGCTCAGCGAGGCTGACGACCTGCCTGAGGCGCAGCCGCCTGGCGTCCTGCGCAATTTGCTGGGGCAGGAGTTCCGCCACGCCATTTTTGACGCCCGTGACGGCTTCCACAGCGAAGCCTTCGCCGCCCTCTCTGGCACGCTCAGCGCCGGCAGCTGGCTGCTGTTGCTGACGCCGCCCTGGGCGTCCTGGCCGCAGCGGCCCGATAGCGATTCACTGCGCTGGAGCGAATGCGACACGCCGATCGCCACCCCACGTTTTATCCGTCATCTGCAACAGCACTTTTTAACCGATGCCCAGATAGTGCTGCATCAGCAGCATCAGCCGCCGCGCTGGCCGCAGTCATTGCCGCTAAGCGACTGGCGGGCAGGCGGGGCACAGCAGCAGCAGGCGCTGCTGGCGCAATTGCGCCAGGCCACGCCCGGTATCCATGTGTTGACCGCCGCGCGCGGACGCGGCAAATCCGCGCTGGCCGGCATGCTGATCCAGCAGTGGCCGGGGCGTTGCCTGGTGACCGCGCCGGCTAAAGTCTCCACCGCCGTGCTGGCGCGCTTTGCCGGCGAGCGCTTCGCCTTTATCGCGCCCGATGCGCTGCTGGCCGACGATGCGCCGCCTGATGCCGACTGGCTGATCATCGACGAGGCGGCGGCGATCCCGACGCCGCTGCTACAGCGCCTGGTCACGCGCTTTCCCAGGATATTGCTCACCACTACCGTGCAGGGTTATGAAGGCACCGGACGCGGCTTTTTACTGAAGTTCTGCGCCTCGCTGCCGCAGGCGCATTTTTATCAGCTTGATGAGCCGCAGCGCTGGCGGCTGGGCGATCCGCTGGAAAGGGCAGTGAACGCCGCGCTACTGCTGGATGAGGTTCAACCGCCGCGCGTGGCCGCCGCGCGGACATTTGACGTGATCCCCTGCGAGCGCGACCGGAGCCCGGCCCGCCTGCTGCGCCTTTATCAGCTGCTGACCAGCGCCCATTATCGCACCACGCCGCTCGATTTGCGCCGCATGCTGGATGCGCCGGGCCAACGCTTTTTCACGGCGGAAAGCCCTGACGACGAAAGCACCGGCGCGCTGTGGCTGGTGGCGGAGGGCGGGTTGTCCGCCGCGCTGGCGCAGCAGGTATGGGCCGGTCTGCGGCGGCCGCGCGGCAGCCTGGTCGCGCAGTCGCTGGCCGCGCACGCCGGTTTTCCGGAAGCGGCGCAGCTGCGTTCGCAACGTGTCAGCCGTATCGCCGTCGCGCCGGGGCTGCGGCGTCAGCGCATCGGCAGCCGTCTGATCGAGGCGGCCGCCGCTCAGGCTGCGGCGCAAGGGCTGGATTATCTCTCTGTCAGCTTTGGTTTTACCGACGAGCTGTGGCGCTTTTGGTGCCGCAGCGGCTTTACTCTGGCGCGTATTGCCACGCAGCGGGAGGCGAGCAGCGGCTGTTACAGCGCGATGGCGATGTTGCCGCTCAGCGCGGCAGGGCGGCAGCTGAGCCAGCTGGCGGAGCGGCGGCTGGCACGCGATCTCTACTGGCTTCAGCCGCTGCTGGAGCAGAGGATCCCGCTGACGCCCGACGATCGTCAGTCGCTGGATGACGAGGACTGGCGCGCGCTGGCGGGCTTCGCCTTTGCCCACCGCGCTTTTGACGTCAGCCTGCCTGCGCTGGGACGGCTGCTGCTGGCAACGGAGTGTGCCGGGCGGGCGCTGCATCAGGCCATCGTTCAGCAGCGCCCGCCCGCCTCGCTGGCCGCCGCATTTGGGCTGAGCGGCCGCAAGGCGTTGTTGGCTCACTGGCGCGCAGAGGCGCAACGGCTGATGCGCCAGCGTGATGCCGGGCGCTGTGACAGCTGGCGGCGTCGCCTCGCCGAACTGCGAGGTGAGGCGGAATAA
- the purC gene encoding phosphoribosylaminoimidazolesuccinocarboxamide synthase: MQKLAELYRGKAKTVYSTENPDLLVLEFRNDTSAGDGARIEQFDRKGMVNNKFNYFIMRKLEEAGIPTQMEALLSDNEALVKKLEMVPVECVVRNRAAGSLVKRLGVEEGMLLNPPLFDLFLKDDAKHDPMVNESYCETFGWVNKENLARMRELTYKANDVLSKLFDDAGLILVDFKLEFGLFKGEVTLGDEFSPDGARLWDKETMAKMDKDRFRQSLGGVIEAYEEVAHRLGVKLD, from the coding sequence ATGCAAAAGCTAGCTGAGTTGTATCGCGGCAAAGCGAAAACCGTTTACAGCACCGAAAATCCGGATCTGTTGGTACTCGAGTTCCGCAATGATACGTCAGCCGGGGACGGGGCGCGAATCGAACAGTTCGATCGCAAAGGCATGGTGAACAACAAGTTTAACTACTTCATTATGCGCAAGCTGGAAGAGGCGGGCATCCCGACTCAGATGGAAGCGCTGCTCTCTGATAACGAAGCGCTGGTGAAAAAGCTGGAGATGGTGCCGGTTGAATGCGTGGTGCGCAACCGCGCCGCCGGTTCGCTGGTGAAGCGTCTTGGCGTGGAAGAGGGCATGCTGCTTAACCCGCCGCTGTTCGATCTGTTCCTCAAGGATGATGCCAAACATGACCCGATGGTCAATGAATCCTACTGCGAAACCTTCGGCTGGGTGAATAAAGAGAACCTGGCGCGTATGCGTGAGCTGACCTACAAAGCGAATGATGTGCTGAGCAAGCTGTTCGACGACGCCGGCCTGATCCTGGTCGACTTTAAGCTGGAATTCGGCCTGTTTAAAGGCGAAGTCACGCTGGGCGACGAGTTTTCGCCGGATGGCGCGCGCCTGTGGGATAAAGAAACCATGGCGAAAATGGATAAAGATCGCTTCCGCCAGAGCCTGGGCGGCGTGATCGAAGCCTATGAAGAAGTGGCTCACCGTCTGGGCGTGAAGCTCGACTGA
- the dapA gene encoding 4-hydroxy-tetrahydrodipicolinate synthase, with protein sequence MFTGSIVALVTPMDDKGNVCRASLKKLIDYHVESGTSAIVSVGTTGESATLSHDEHGDVVMLTLELADGRIPVIAGTGANATAEGISLTKRFENTGVIGCLTVTPYYNRPTQEGLYQHFKAIAESTDLPQMLYNVPSRTGCDMLPETVARLAKIKNIIGIKEATGNLSRVSQIQELVDDEFVLVSGDDATALDFMQLGGHGVISVTANIAAREMTELCRLARAGHFAEARHLNQRLMHLHQKLFVEPNPVPVKWAAKKLGLIATDTLRLPMVPLSGAASPVVEQALKNAGLL encoded by the coding sequence ATGTTCACGGGAAGTATTGTTGCGCTCGTTACGCCAATGGATGACAAAGGTAATGTCTGCCGTGCGAGCCTGAAAAAACTGATTGATTATCATGTCGAGAGCGGAACCTCCGCCATCGTTTCTGTGGGAACCACCGGCGAATCTGCGACGCTGAGTCATGATGAACATGGCGACGTGGTGATGTTGACGCTCGAACTTGCCGACGGCCGCATCCCGGTTATCGCCGGCACCGGCGCGAACGCCACCGCAGAAGGCATCTCTCTGACCAAACGCTTCGAAAACACCGGCGTGATCGGCTGCCTGACCGTGACGCCATACTACAACCGTCCGACGCAGGAAGGGTTGTACCAGCACTTTAAAGCCATCGCGGAAAGCACCGATCTGCCGCAAATGCTGTATAACGTACCCTCGCGCACCGGCTGCGATATGCTGCCTGAGACAGTGGCGCGCCTGGCGAAAATTAAAAATATTATCGGGATCAAAGAGGCGACCGGGAACTTATCGCGCGTCAGCCAGATCCAAGAGCTGGTTGATGATGAGTTTGTGCTGGTGAGCGGCGATGACGCCACCGCGCTCGACTTTATGCAGCTGGGCGGCCACGGCGTGATCTCCGTGACGGCGAACATCGCCGCACGTGAAATGACCGAGCTGTGCCGTCTGGCGCGCGCAGGCCACTTCGCCGAGGCGCGTCATCTGAACCAGCGCCTGATGCACCTGCATCAGAAACTGTTTGTTGAACCTAATCCTGTTCCGGTGAAATGGGCCGCGAAAAAACTGGGATTAATCGCGACCGATACCCTGCGTCTGCCAATGGTTCCGCTATCCGGGGCGGCGAGTCCGGTTGTGGAGCAGGCGCTGAAAAACGCGGGTCTGCTGTAA